A genomic stretch from Myripristis murdjan chromosome 12, fMyrMur1.1, whole genome shotgun sequence includes:
- the il1b gene encoding interleukin-1 beta, with the protein MSNFDLSDALEGSLQLKETGNGHCSREVMGLHEEQSDISPRINMVVSQRPKSMRHLATLILVPSRMKKILHVTDEQLCSMIMDSPVEEKASKELQDLTKCEKRSRFQRVSSARQCTLCDTSQKDLVKPAEDLKLLAITLKGGSRYQKVNFKVFEYISRHQPVDTQAVTLSITNSNWYISCSMEEDEAALHLESCSEEDLKVVSTDGNMDRFLFYKRNTGISMTTFESVKYSGWFIGTCDVENQPLGLHKEDSNSHCTTFTAL; encoded by the exons ATGTCCAACTTTGATCTGTCAGACGCCCTTGAGGG CTCACTTCAGCTGAAGGAGACAGGGAATGGACACTGCTCCCGTGAGGTGATG GGTTTGCACGAAGAGCAGTCCGATATCAGCCCAAGAATCAACATGGTAGTTTCCCAACGGCCCAAGAGCATGCGACACTTAGCCACCTTAATACTAGTGCCGAGCAGGATGAAAAAGATCCTGCATGTCACAGATGAGCAGCTGTGCAGCATGATCATGGACAGCCCGGTCGAGG AAAAAGCTTCCAAAGAGCTTCAGGACCTCACAAAGTGTGAGAAAAGAAGCAGATTTCAGCGTGTTAGCAGTGCGAGGCAGTGCACGCTGTGTGACACCTCTCAGAAGGATCTGGTCAAGCCAGCAGAAGACCTGAAACTGCTGGCCATCACACTGAAGGGAGGGAGCCGCTATCAGAAAG TGAATTTCAAAGTCTTCGAGTACATCAGTCGCCACCAGCCCGTCGACACCCAGGCTGTTACCTTGTCAATCACCAACAGCAACTGGTACATTTCCTGCTCCATGGAGGAAGACGAAGCTGCCTTGCACCtggag AGTTGCAGTGAGGAGGATTTGAAAGTTGTCAGTACGGATGGAAACATGGACCGGTTCCTCTTCTACAAGAGAAACACTGGAATTTCTATGACCACTTTTGAATCTGTCAAGTACAGTGGATGGTTCATTGGCACTTGTGACGTTGAAAACCAACCTTTGGGGCTGCACAAAGAAGACAGTAACAGCCATTGCACCACTTTCACCGCTCTCTGA